Genomic DNA from Candidatus Pantoea bituminis:
CCCTGCAACTTTTCAAAAACCTGTCTGACGAAACCCGGCTCAGCCTTGTGCTGTTACTTCGCGAAAAAGGTGAGCTCTGCGTCTGCGAGCTTTCGTCCACGCTAAAGGAATCACAACCCAAAATTTCCCGACACCTGGCTTTACTGAGAGAAAGCGGCCTGCTTATCGACAGGCGAGACGGCAAGTGGATCCATTACCGTTTGTCTCCGCACATGCCAGCCTGGGCATCAGCAGTAATTGAACAGGCTTACCTGTGCCAGCGAGATGACATCCTTAAGCTCAGCCAGCAGGCTGAACGCGATAACGCAACCACCAACGGCAAGCCTGTCTGCATTTAAAAAATTTCACCATCATATATGCGATTTTTTGAATGTGTTTTGTGCGGGATAATTATCAACCCGGATTAACGGGCAACTTTATTTAAAAAGGAGAAAGTATGTTTCTGGCGGGTGCGATTTTCGTCCTGACGCTGATACTGGTTATCTGGCAGCCGAAGGGCTTCAGTATTGGCTGGAGTGCAGTCATCGGTGCGGCTCTGGCGCTCCTGACCGGCGTAGTACAGATTGGGGATATTCCGGTGGTCTGGCAGATTGTCTGGAACGCTACGGCTACCTTTATTGCCGTCATCATCATCAGCCTGCTGCTCGACGAATCCGGCTTTTTTGAGTGGGCGGCGCTGCACGTTTCCCGCTGGGGAGGCGGAAAAGGCCGGCTGCTGTTCACCTATATCGTTCTGCTGGGTGCGGCGGTAGCCGCCCTGTTCGCTAATGACGGGGCGGCGCTTATTCTGACGCCGATCGTCATCGCCATGCTGCTGGCGCTGGGCTTCAGCCCCGGCGCCACGCTGGCGTTTGTGATGGCAGCAGGTTTCATCGCCGACACCTCCAGCCTGCCGCTCATCGTGTCGAACCTGGTGAACATTGTCACGGCGGACTTCTTTAAGCTGGGTTTCAGCGAGTATGCCTCGGTGATGGTGCCGGTAAATATCGCCTCCGTGGCCGCCACGCTGGTGATGCTGCACCTGTTTTTCCGCAGGGACATCCCGGCCACCTACGACCTGACGAAACTGAAGGCGCCGCGTGAGGCCATTCGCGATGCGCGCACTTTTAGAACCGGCTGGATTGTTCTCATCCTGCTACTGGTCGGCTTCTTTGCTCTCGAACCACTCGGCGTGCCGGTAAGCCTGGTGGCAGCGGTGGCGGCGTGTATTCTCTGGCTGGTTGCCCGCAAAGGACACGTGATTGATACCGGCAAGGTGCTGAAAGGCGCGCCTTGGCAGATTGTTATCTTCTCGCTGGGCATGTATCTGGTGGTGTACGGTCTTCGTAACGCCGGCCTGACTGATTACCTTTCTGCCGCCCTGAACCGGTTTGCAGAGCACGGCGTCTGGGGCGCAACGCTCGGCACCGGTTTCCTGACGGCGGCGCTCTCTTCTGTCATGAACAACATGCCTACCGTGCTCGTTGGTGCGCTTTCGATTGACGGCAGCACCGCACAGGGCGTGGTGAAGGAAGCGATGATTTACGCCAACATCATCGGCTGCGACCTCGGCCCGAAAATCACCCCCATCGGCAGCCTCGCTACCCTGCTGTGGCTGCACGTACTGGCGCAAAAAACATTACTGTCAGCTGGAGCTACTACTTCCGCGTGGGCATCGTGATGACCCTGCCGGTACTTTTTGTGACGCTGGCCGCGCTGGCCCTGCGCCTGTCTGTTTAACCTTAACCCCGGTGTTGCGACTGTGCAGCGCCTTTACGGAGTACCGCTTATGACTGACATCACCATTTATCACAACCCGGCGTGCGGGACGTCCCGCAACACCCTGGCGCTTATCCGCAACAGCGGCACCGAACCCAAGGTTATTCTGTATCTGGAAACACCGCCGTCACGCGACGAGCTGAAGAAGCTGATTGCGGACATGGGCATCAGCGTACGCGCTCTGCTGCGCAAGAATACCGAACCGTACGAGCAGCTCGGCCTGGCAGAAGACCGCTTCAGCGATAACGAACTGCTCGATGCCATGCTGGCTCATCCGATCCTTATTAATCGCCCGGTGGTGGTGACGCCGCTCGGCACGGAGCTCTGCCGTCCGTCCGAAGCAGTTCTCGACATTCTGCCAGATCCGCAGCAGGGAGCGTTCACCAAAGAGGATGGCGAAGTGGTCATTGATGAGCACGGTCACCGCGTCAGCCACTGATTTTTCACCAGGCTGCAGACATAACGAGTGTGAAAAAAGCCGGCATCTGCCGGCTTTTTTATATGCTGCGCTGATTGACCCGCTCTGAGAGCTGAGCGGCACTCTCTTTTCTTTCACTGTAGCGGTCGGTCAGGTAGTTGCTTCGCCCGCGCGTCAGCAGGGTGAACTTC
This window encodes:
- the arsC gene encoding glutaredoxin-dependent arsenate reductase, with amino-acid sequence MTDITIYHNPACGTSRNTLALIRNSGTEPKVILYLETPPSRDELKKLIADMGISVRALLRKNTEPYEQLGLAEDRFSDNELLDAMLAHPILINRPVVVTPLGTELCRPSEAVLDILPDPQQGAFTKEDGEVVIDEHGHRVSH
- a CDS encoding metalloregulator ArsR/SmtB family transcription factor codes for the protein MQLFKNLSDETRLSLVLLLREKGELCVCELSSTLKESQPKISRHLALLRESGLLIDRRDGKWIHYRLSPHMPAWASAVIEQAYLCQRDDILKLSQQAERDNATTNGKPVCI